A window of Primulina tabacum isolate GXHZ01 chromosome 4, ASM2559414v2, whole genome shotgun sequence contains these coding sequences:
- the LOC142541470 gene encoding uncharacterized protein LOC142541470: MLAMVNIPVKFRRVAAAFDELVKAGRSCESSGSEHSADLSDMVYSYLEREIMEYGESEEVKDQEEGDGDGEEIVNDDESSETNSHDSELEDSLKNLLFDRENDDGGVKRRILEEVEAAIREFDSNGSSSPDFKRRVMALLRNRGFDAGLCKSKWEKKGRCPSGDYEYIDVNTGSSRYIVEIFIAGEFTIARPTGCYPSLLKLLPQIFVGRPDQLKQVVRLMSNAIRKSMGSAGIHVPPWRRITYMQAKWFDSYKRTQNEVASRNTAFSSEVLAGSRSTGFRPVPVQTMYYCRQDFAAKAGVRTGNLAAALN, translated from the exons ATGCTTGCGATGGTGAATATTCCGGTGAAATTCAGAAGGGTTGCAGCCGCCTTCGATGAGCTGGTTAAGGCCGGGAGGTCCTGCGAGAGCAGTGGCAGCGAGCACTCGGCGGATTTGTCTGATATGGTGTATTCTTATTTAGAGAGGGAAATCATGGAGTACGGAGAAAGTGAGGAGGTAAAAGATCAAGAGGAAGGAGACGGAGATGGAGAGGAGATCGTTAATGATGACGAATCATCGGAAACAAATTCTCATGATTCTGAGTTGGAAGATTCTTTGAAGAATTTGCTGTTTGATCGTGAAAATGATGACGGAGGTGTCAAAAGGAGGATTCTTGAAGAGGTGGAAGCGGCGATCAGAGAATTTGATAGCAACGGAAGTTCGTCGCCGGATTTCAAACGGAGAGTAATGGCGCTGTTGCGGAATCGAGGCTTTGATGCCG GTCTTTGCAAATCGAAGTGGGAAAAAAAAGGCCGGTGTCCCTCCGGAGACTACGAATACATTGACGTGAACACCGGAAGCAGCCGCTACATAGTCGAAATTTTCATCGCCGGAGAGTTCACCATCGCTCGTCCGACTGGCTGCTATCCCTCATTACTCAAACTTCTTCCACAAATTTTCGTCGGGAGACCCGACCAGCTCAAGCAGGTTGTGAGGCTTATGTCCAATGCAATAAGAAAATCAATGGGAAGTGCTGGCATTCACGTGCCACCTTGGCGACGCATCACTTACATGCAGGCTAAGTGGTTTGATTCCTACAAACGAACCCAAAACGAAGTTGCAAGCAGGAATACGGCATTTTCCAGCGAGGTCTTGGCCGGAAGTAGGTCGACGGGGTTTCGACCGGTGCCCGTGCAGACAATGTACTATTGCAGGCAGGATTTTGCAGCTAAAGCAGGTGTTAGAACTGGAAACTTAGCTGCAGCTCTTAATTAG